The genomic stretch CATCGGATTGAAGGCAGCCTGCAGCGCAATATTGACCAGGGCCGACAGGCCGACGACGGCGATGCAGGGAATGACGGGAAATTCGAATTCCAGCCCCTGCGCGACCACGAAGATCGCCGCGATCTGCCCAAGCGCGGCGAGCCAGCGCAGCCGCAAAATGGTATCGAGGCGGACATGGCGGCGCGGATGGCGGAAGTCGGAGGATATGGTATCGGTCATCCGCCGACATTAGCCGTGCATCGGGCCGACCACAAACCGGCCGGCGCGGCGCGACGATTGGTCCGACGCTTGCGCTCACAGCCGCGATCGTCAATGAAGCAGCGTGATGAGCCTCGACACCGCAGCCATGCCGGGCGCGCCCGGAGCCGATCCGTCCACTTTGGCGGCGATCGACGTCGCCCATCTGGTCAAGCTCTACAAGACCACGCGCGCGGTCGACGATATCTCGTTCCGGATCGCGCGCGGCAGCATCACCGGCCTGCTCGGCGGTAATGGCGCCGGCAAGACCACCACTATCGCGATGATCATGGGCCTGGTGCTGCCGAGCTCGGGACGCATCCAGGTGCTGGGCTACGGGATGCCCGAACAAAGCCAGCATGTGCTGGGCCGGATCAATTTCGAAAGCCCCTATGTCGACATGCCGATGCGGTTGACGGTGCGGCAAAACCTTACGGTGTTCGGCCGGCTCTATGCGGTGGACAATCTGCCCGAACGGATCCGGCAGCTCGCCGCCGATCTCGATCTCGGCGAATTCCTCGACCGCCCCAATGGCAAATTGTCGGCCGGCCAGAAGACCCGGGTGGCGCTGGCCAAGGCGCTGATCAACCGCCCCGATCTGCTGCTGCTGGATGAGCCGACCGCATCCCTGGACCCGGATACCGCGGACTGGATCAGGTCGCATCTCGAGACCTATCGCAAGGCCCAGGGCGCGACCATTCTGCTGGCGTCGCACAACATGCTGGAAGTCGAGCGATTATGCGACCGGGTGATCATCATGAAGCGGGGCCGGATCGAGGACGACGACAGCCCCTCCAACATCATGCTGCGTTACAACCGCAGCACGCTCGAGGATGTGTTCCTCGATGTCGCGCGCGGCCGGGCTCGGGGCGATTCCGGCTCTGACGATCCGGCCATTGCCGCGGCGGAAG from Rhodopseudomonas sp. BAL398 encodes the following:
- a CDS encoding ABC transporter ATP-binding protein, with amino-acid sequence MSLDTAAMPGAPGADPSTLAAIDVAHLVKLYKTTRAVDDISFRIARGSITGLLGGNGAGKTTTIAMIMGLVLPSSGRIQVLGYGMPEQSQHVLGRINFESPYVDMPMRLTVRQNLTVFGRLYAVDNLPERIRQLAADLDLGEFLDRPNGKLSAGQKTRVALAKALINRPDLLLLDEPTASLDPDTADWIRSHLETYRKAQGATILLASHNMLEVERLCDRVIIMKRGRIEDDDSPSNIMLRYNRSTLEDVFLDVARGRARGDSGSDDPAIAAAEGDAGHRIGGDGVP